ACCACCATGTGATCAATTCTCGTTTACATATCCCATTGGTGCTATTTAGCCCTATTGACTCGTTTTTAACTAGCTTCTATTTGTCTTTTATTGGTCTATTTGTACTCAATTACATGATGTGATGAAACTCCCCCTTTAAGAGATAGAGCAATCATCACTCGACAACTATATTCTATCTTAAGAAAAGATGTTTGGTTGAACTCTTATCTCTTGATTTATCTGATTAGATGCTAACTTTTTACCGCGTGCTTGTTCTCTTGATATTCTTTTTATAACTATAGATTTTGAGCCAATTAAATATCATCAAATGTCAAATTGTGTCAGATGGGAGACAAAAGCCCGTTTAGGGCTTATTCCTTTCCAATGAGAACTAGACATGCAccccatatcttttttttttttttttttgtcggGATCTTATTCCATTCCCTTCtttcaagaaaatggttgatCTTGATGCTTTTATGTAACTAAGAATAAGAAGAGGAGAAGTGGCTAGTAGGGAGGAAGTAGAAACTCTTGTTTTTCATGAATCGGTTGCTTTTCAGATTGAGAAGGAATAACCCTATGATGCTTGTgtttccctaaaaaaaaaaagctctaaAACAAGCAATCGAAGATAAGGAATAGAATAACCCGTTCTTGTTCACCACTCCGCTCTTGGTGGTTTAGTAAGGGAATGCCTTAAGGAAGTGAGAGGAGTTGGTATGGAATAAAGTAGTTTCTCCAAACAAACTCttagttattttatcaaacacttaagTCATTTTATTAAACAAACGGGGTGTTTCACAATAAATCTAATGCAGTAATCGTGAGGCAAGAGTgcaactttctatttttatgctTAAATGCAAATTGCCTACTGCATTGCAAAAAAAATTCAGGtggaaacaaaatttgatttcatttataACAATTGAAGTGAAGTAAGACAAAATTTCCaatatctataaaatattattttaggaaTGTTAAGAAGGGACACGGCAACCGCGAGGCATAAAAACGCAAGCTACGTCACCGATCTTAAACAGCTTTATAGCCGTTGATCTAAACCTTATCAACGCCTTAAAATTGTCCAATCCATGCGACACGGATCGAAGCTCTCAACCGTCAGATAAGATCCAAAATCGAACGACTGTTATTAATCCCGCCTAAATTCAAACCCCAAAATTCCCTTTAAATTTCCAACCCCACTCTTTGGACACCATCTTCCTCGCcaaatcaaaaccctaatccCTGACTCTCAAATTATTAGCAGTGTACAATGTCAGGTCGTGGAAAAGGAGGCAAGGGGCTCGGTAAGGGAGGAGCGAAGCGTCATCGGAAAGTTCTCCGTGATAACATTCAGGGAATCACTAAGCCGGCTATCCGGCGTCTTGCGAGAAGAGGTGGAGTGAAGAGAATCAGCGGGTTGATCTACGAGGAGACCAGAGGCGTTTTGAAGATCTTCTTGGAGAACGTTATTCGCGATGCTGTGACGTACACTGAGCACGCCAGGCGGAAGACGGTGACCGCCATGGATGTTGTTTACGCCCTTAAGAGGCAGGGAAGGACTCTGTACGGGTTCGGTGGTTAAGATTCGTGTAATTGAATTTACGCCGTCTTTGGCCATAGTATTTCCGTTTTTGTCGAAATTCACCATCTGAATTtcgtcaattttttttaatttttttttgttcttagttTTGTTTAGGGTTTGTGATGTGTAGACGATGTCTTCAAATGGCTAAGAACTGCAGTTCTTTTAACAGGAAAAGACTTGCTACGTTCTCCAATCTGACTTGCAGCTAAATTGTCAGAGCCCTTGTGTGGCAATGGAACGGGAGGATCTGAATCGATGTCGATTAATCGACTGTTAGCATGAGTGtgaaatatttgttttcattttattgacAAAATGAAAGTATATGATCTCTTATTGAATGTCAATTTGGCCGAATCGACCAAACTCTTTAAATTGGAATTTGTGAAGAATCAAATGTTTTGGCAGCTGGAAAGATGAATTAAGAACATTTTGAATAAGAGTTCGAATTCTTTTAggtttatttagttaaaagtcctttcaaaacctaaattttaaaatttaatatcctACCAATTTTTGACATTATTGgggtaaaaatatctttattttttttgtaaaaataataattttttttttttaaatctatgcataaatacttaaaatagaaaataatatttagtcaaaaatgaattattttttttagaaaaaatataggaaTTATTAGATTTTCGATTATTGggattatttaatcttttttaaccaaatattttaattttttattcatcctCGTTGTGTTTTGGAgacttatttgataaaatattatataatataatcgtGGGAGCCTTTCATTAATTGAGTTTATGATTTCATCAACATAAGGAACAAGGAGATATGGAAGACAAAACTCTTCAACAAAGTCTTTGGGCAATATTCTTAAGTGCCAAATTGATTATAATAGGGTGTCGTAGTGGCTGTCATTTTTTGCTTATGATTTAGAAGGAGAGGTGACCTTTGGCTTTGCTTTCTTGAAGTTTCAAATCTTTGATGGGATAGAGAACTCTGTTCACCACTTGATACATTTTCACTAGTTGATAAATCTAGTTCACATGAATGATGCCCTTATCTGTAATTTCAACTTTGTAGAGGTTAGCATTAGTGTAATTTCATAACTTAGCAATtaagtgcatttttttttttcatttttaaagttatGTATGATGTTTGTTTCCTAATATGTGTTATTTACGTTTGGGGAGGGATATCAACGATTCATGGTTGATAGTGAGAGTTTGGTATAATATGTAAAGTGTTGATTTAGGTGCAACATTTAtggtgaaaatttaaaaaaacgaaaaagaagaaaaacaacatAGATTTAACGTAGTTCGACAGATTATCTACGTTCACGGGAACAAGGAAGAAGATTTTCACTATGTATCAAATTAGGGTtgcataaaagggtatttatactaattatcagataatgaaatttcaaaaatacccCTGAACCATACCATGAGGGTATTGCCCCTGCACCCCCAACCTATTGTTTGCcttcaacaataaaaatacaagcttGTATAACAAATATCGTCGCTCCGCTTCGTTCCGACATTtgcctcttttgttttttttttttttctccatgtcTTTCACTTAATACAAGCCACATACTATGATGATACCCTTGCATGCATAATGATTGCTCCTAACTCTAATTTAGGCAAGTATGGAGTAGTAATTGTCAATAACTAACAAGTATAAATGTTTGGAGGAAAACTTGGAGGCCTTATTACCAATAATACTAAGATGGTGGATAAGAATGAAACTTTACTCAAGTCTACATCACAACATGGGAAGCAGGCAGGCATGATTTAACAAGTTAgcaaatagaaatagaaaatatagattTGTAGCTAAGGACGCAGATGTGATATTTTCAGGGTTAAATGCACCACATGCtcaagtcttccaaaagtcaAGTAAAGTCTCAAATTTCTAGTAACCACCTTAGCTTGAAAGGGATTATCATAAGGAGTATAGAAGTTTAAAGAATGTATTTGAAATGTATCTCAAAAGGCTAACTTCAATAATTCCTAACCAGGGtccaaaaatattgaaagaatcctataagtaaaaaaaaataaaaaaataaaaaatcatgagcAATTGTTAAGGGAAAGTCAATGTAGAATCCTCTCTGAATACATAGGGAAACCTAGCCAAATGAAAGTATAGATTCATATAAATCAAGTCGATGGAAAGATCTATCTAGTTGAAATCCATCAATCTTATTATAGAAATCTTGCAAACCCTTGGTGATTGGAAGACTTTACCCTTATAATGATGCACTAGTAATCACTCTAATGATAGCCACTCCGAGGTTCAAAGAATTATGATGGAATCTTGAAACTTAGATAAGTTTGTTCCCCACTACCTTCCAAATGATTGGAATTCCAATGATTCAACTAACCTTAATTAGCAATTCACTTGTAGCTTTATCGGTGAGCCATGGTGAAGGGTGAAGTGATTTTTTAGTGCAAGGCTTTCTATTACAATGGTTAAGTTTTTAGTAGTTAAATGTACCATCTCTTATAATGCAAATTTGGGAGAAACTATGTTCTAATAGACTTTTATCAACTTATTAGtttttgattctttatttaaataataaaataaaaataaacataataattACTTTTTGTATGGACAAACTAAACTTATGCAAATTCATTTTActactaattttcaaatatttttaatatataaaacaaataacttcataGTTCAAAGCATTCAGACCATTCcgaccataaaaaaaaaaaacaaacatgctATTGAGACTTCAACATTGAGTTTAACttaaactaatttaagttaAGTTAAAGTATacttgataaaaagaaaataaatgttacTTATGGTTTTTATGGATAATAATACTTTTTAGTCTTGAAGAGATCTTATATCAAGAAAATTAGATGTGACCAATCAAAATGAGCCGTTTGAATGATTGATTTCATGTAAAGATAAGTcttacttcattgtgttgtgGATATGTTTTGAGTATGGACATTGAATGAGACATATATCAAATCAGGATTATCGTACTTGGTTTTCATGTCACTATGCAAACCTTATTTAAAATCGGAAATTAAGGATatgtttgaaagtaattttcaaaattaattttttatttttgagaccaaaaatgaaaaaaagaaaaaaaaaacacgtttgataattttttaacataaaaataattttctgttcttaaaaattttaaataaagtattttttaaaagtatattttaattatttttacttatattctattttttaaaaaataattatattaatatgaaaaataatataaaataaaaatattatatataaaaattatttaaaaaaaaaaacacgttgATATTCAGTTTcctaacaataaaaatattttaagttccCCGATCGTAAATTCtcataaattagtttttttagcaccgttttcaaaaataattcccaaataaAATCCAAGATGCAAACAAGATACTTAATATAAACCCTTATTCCTAATACAAAATGACGCATAAAAACAGCCTTGATTGGAAATGTTTTGGTGTGTGTCATTGGATTTATTAACGTTTTCTTTTTAACACACGCTTTTATAATTTCATTGGCATAACATTTAAAATGTTATCTTAACGATaataaattgaacaaaaaaaccCATTAAAAGAAGACGGACGATGGTAGTCTCGCCTCCTGCAATCTGACGTGGCTTTATGTTGTTGGTATACTTGCAAGTTGGCCGACAGGTCTCGCCTTCAGACGGTGGCCCACCTTGCTTCCGGACACGACAGTCGTGATTCGAGGATCGGAGCAATTAATTGAGAAAAAGACGTGATTATTGTTGGTGTCCAGACAACGATGCTCTTCATATAGAGAACGGCTCAAGTGCTTTCTTACTACTTTATAAAGCTAATAATTAACCAGGTCCCACACAATTATGTACTTTATTTTTTCCTCCTTAATCATTTCTGGCCGTGCTTTCAAGCCAGTGACGTTGACTCAAGCAATTCTTCCGTTGGACTCGGGCCCATTTGCTTTTCATCAACCTCCGTCCATTTCTCCTTTTTGTCTtctattcttcttttttaatttaaatacttTGTAAACTcacaaattagaaaaataatttaaataccttttgaatgtattttatataggaTAGGCTCGTTTTGAAATGTGTATGTAAAagtaattataatatatgagccttttaaaaatatttcaaatttcatgcACTCactatttaaattattatttaatggtaaaaaataatacctttaattaaaaaatatatgaaatagtaattatttttaaatagtggtttgaaatttataatatataaatttgaatttctatTTCGAATTTTTTCATACGAGTATACAAAAACACACTTTTCCcttttattatacttttttttccctttttgtatattttaaaaaatgtatgctaaaatttcttaggataatgcatttttttttataaatatgaatttttatcaatttatactGAAATTGCACAtcattttctaatataaaaaaatcaattgtggAATAAGTTCATTATTAACGAGGAGGGCATTTCATTAGATTCTAGATATAAAGGAAGTAAATAGTGAAGATTAAAACTATATTTGGTTGGTGGGATGAGATTAaataggatatgtatatcctCTGAAATCATATTTCATTCGATAAGGAAATATAGGATATTATTTccatttatatatgatattttgcatattatattcaatagacattatttttttaatatttaaaataaaaagtataccGTATTTAACAATAtccatgattaaaatatttaaattttataataaaaattttgatattatgttattcaatatataaaaatattttatatattatatgtcaatattataaaataatgtatttaataaatattttttcaatttttatttttgaaccataaattttatttaataaaaaaaaaacttattatacATAGATATATCAATAATTGGATAGATTATATATCACATCAtttatcatatcttatatttgattgaaagAATAGgagaaataatgatataagttattttatttcattactaATCATCGACCAAACATAGAATAAGATCCTCTTTTATAATATCGAGCCAATCAAATATAACAAAGAtttaggaaaggaaaaaaataaaatttggaaaaacatAGATAaaggatatttttatttaatttaaaaaaatcttgcataaaatttttaaataggaaaaataagaatttattttttaattagaagattatttccttatttgtttatcaaatatttcttaagatAAATcgatcaaataaattaattcaaaaaccCGCATTTCTCATATACGTggaaaattaagtttatttttgtttttcctatttagtattactttataattattttttacgtGTGCCTAGTCAAGCCTGACGTGGCCACGCTATTTTATTCACTTTCATGACGTGGACATCAACAGACTGGGGTCCAGCGCGAAGTTGACAGCTACCATTTCCCTACATTTGGCGCACATTGTCCACTTGCTGGAAATAAGAGGAGGGAGAGAAGGGAGGGACTAGGGACTAGGGACTAGGGAGGGAGGGGGTGTATCCGGCAGACGTTAACCTACGAACTCGCCCGACAACCGTTACGACGGCGATGAGATGTGTTGACCGGCGACGAACATTATTATGTAGGGATCGCTTTGACGTAAGTCATGGGGATTTTTTGCGACGACGCCGTTTTGATCCAGAAAGGGAACAAGCCCGGCGAACCATGCTCCATCACCATCAACTGTCCTGATAAAGCCGGGCTTGGATGCGATCTCTGTAGAATAATACTCGAATTCGGGCTCTGCATTGCCAGAGGAGGTCAGTCATGTTCGATTTCGAactcaattctttttttctttgggttcGCAATATTTTAAATcgtttttttccttgaaaagtTTGATTtgaatctttcaattttttttttcattcttgattgcttttttgttagattttttttccctttctcatcgttttttcttttttttggattttcaaaactgaaattttgatttagcCATTTTCTCAGATGCAAACTAAACAGTACTTGAGCACTGGTTTTTAATCTTGCTGTTTTCACATTTTATCTTTTCTGAGAAAAAAGCATGCTTCGATTTAGGGCTGATTTGGTTTGCAGTCACTTCTTTCGATTATGGTGTTATATTCAAATGTGACTTTTTTCTGTTCAATTctgattttagattttattttctcaccTTTTGTTTCTGAGTGGCATATCCGACGTGCTTTGCTCAccttggaagaaaaaaaaactaaaaatgttgTTGGGAAGAAGAATCGCAACAGATTTGTCCctttgaagcaaaaaaaatggCGCAAAAGTTTGGATTTcagttttcaaattttcccCCAAGACCACCAACAAACTGCCCCTAAGAACACCACCATTGTTTATTTGCTGTTGTTTTACAGTCTGTTAAAAGGCAGttgatttgtttttctttccttctttggAATGGTTCCAAATTCTTTTGATTCTTTTAGTAAAgtagttttttcttcttgttcctTAATTTATTTGAATCCAGTTCAAAAGGTCATATTTGCTTTAATTACGTCTTTTCATTTGCTGACTTATTTTTTTGGTGTATACACACTAatagttttacaaaatatttggATGCAGATTTCTCAACTGATGGGAGATGGTGTTACATTGTGTTTTCCTTTGTTCCATGCCCTAGCTCGCTCAAAATTGATTGGGAAAGCTTAAAAAACCGGCTTCTATCTGCATGTCCTTCACCTTTATTTTCATACTGCTTCAATCAGCAGGATGGTTCATCCCCTTCTCCGGTTTATATGCTAAAGCTTTTTTGCCTTGACCGAAATGGGTTGTTACATGGTAATTACAAATGtcattccttattatttttggcTTTGTGATTTATGTAAAAATCACCTGACATGGTTGTTGCATTTTTGTAGATGTCACCAAAGTCCTCTCTGAGCTTGAGTTTACAATTGAAAGAGTAAAAGTGATGACAACCCCTGATGGCAGAGTCTTGGACCTTTTCTTCATCACGGATGGCATGTTAGTATTTGCTATAATATCTGTAAGATAGGTTataatgaacaaaaaatttatgcaaatttatagaaaattgaGGTGGCATCAATTTCTATCTTAGATTTCAAAGAAAAGTGGACCACATAATTGATCCATCAATTTCTATGACTTACTTTTTTTTGTAAAGCTTTTCCTTTGCAAAAATGAGTAGTCCTCTGACTTTTCCAAACTTACTTATTTAGCAGCTAGCTATATCTAACTCTTACAGAAGCAGCCCACCACCCAAAATATCATGTATTGCATGTTGGCTCGTTTCTGGGAGACCATTTATTTAAgttctaaaaatattgaatttgtttcaaaaagttattttccTGAGTTAACCTAAACTTCTAGGATTTCAGTGGAATCCTAGGTAGGTTCATTGGGTGAAGATTTACCTTGGTATGCTGTTGAAGAATCACCATGAATTGGCGGTATGGCTGCTGGCTGGTCAACTGTATTGGGTCAATGTTAGGTTGCATTCCATTTGATGTTCCTGTAGTTTATGTTCTCTCTTTCCCATTGGAGCTGACGTTTTATGAAATTCTCTTGGGCTCAATCTTTCATTTTGACGATCATGGCTATGTTATACATAGTTATTGCTTTTTctgaatttatttttggaattttcttaGATTTCACTGTTATGTAGACTTTGATAGTGACACTAAATCTTCTCCTGAATGGATATTCTTAGTCCTGTTCCTTGCAATGTTAGGAATCACTATCGTTCTTACAAACTTGGCAACAAAAATTGCATTTACCTCCCTTCTGCTCTTTTGCAGTAGGAATCCTGGATTTTATAGCTGTGATGTAGATGATAGAAGTAAAACTATAATACATCTCTGCCAATTTTGTAGTGACTACAGGGTGGGACTCTCCCTTGATGGAACCATAAATCTACAAGCAAAAGAAACAAACTtctaggctatatttggtttcgGAATAatcaagggaaagaaaataaagagaataagtgaaggaaaataaaaaataaatttaaacttaataaattatttttatatattacttcaaacttatttcacttatttttcctcttcatcataaagattaagaaattttaaaatgcataaatttgtaactaactttaattatatttaattttttgttatttttcatattaaaattgaatacgagaaaatcattttccttaatattttttttctttccttggtacTTTCAGAGAACAATCATGACTGTACAATTCTCCTTACAATTAGATTCAAAAACAAATCTGTTATGAGTAAACTGCCCATATTGATTTATCTGTGAGATTCTTGTCTAGAGACAGACGACTTATGTTCTTGACCATATGGCAAGCAATGTCCCCGATTTATCATCTAATTGATATGCTCCTGCTCTATTCTTCTACAATTTTTTACTTCTTCTCACTTAGTAAATGTCTTTTCAGGAattaaactttgttttgttgCAGTCTATTTTTCCCAACATCCTCTTTGTTTGATTGATAGAAGTTTGTGTCTTCAGAACATAACAATGATAGGAAAGCAAATTGCTAATGACTGGGTCATATATCAAAGGGTAGTGGCTAATTCTAGTATTTGCTATTGTATCATTTCAGGGAGTTACTACACACAAAGAAGAGGCAAGACGACACATGTGCTCATCTGCTTGCTGTTTTGGGGGAATTTAATGTCATCTGTGAAATTCAGTTGGCAGGGCCTGAATATAGAAGTCAGCAGGGCTGCTCTTCACTGTCACCGGAGATTGCAGAAGAACTATTTGGCTCTGAGCTATTAGACAATAAGTCAAATATGACTAAACTTGAGAACGGCACTATTACTGTAGATAATTTTCTGAGTCCAGCTCATACCTTGCTTCAAATACAATGTCTTGATCAAAAAGGCCTCTTCTATGACATTATGAGGACTTCAAAAGACTGCAATATTCAGGTATTTGCTGATAGAGTTTCTAGTAACTCAATTTTAGTCGGGCATGGATTAATCTGGTTCCACTAAAGCTATagattctttctttcttgaatGTTTGAATGACTATGCACATTGGACAGTTTGCCTTCTTTTCTTTCGATTTGCAACAAAAACTATGTAGATTTGATGGCTAACTGGGTTAATGATTTTAGCTTAGGAAATCTTAAGAGGATCACTACACTCAAGTTTCCTTCCATAACTGTTCCTTTATGGTTAATTATATTGATCTTAGTTAACCAAATTATATAGATTGCCTATGGTCGATTCAATCCAAGTGTGAAAGGCTACCGCAATATGGATCTATTCATCCAGAAAACAGATGGGAAAAAGATAATAGATCCAGAGAATCTGGCTTCTTTGTGTTCTCGTCTCAAGGAGGAGATGCTTCACCCATTGCGAGTTACTATTACCAACAGGGGACCAGACGCCGAACTCCTGGTTGCCAATCCAGTGGAGTTATCTGGGAAGGGAAGACCCCGCGTTTTCTATGATGTTACATGCACTCTAAAAACATTAGGGATATGCATTTTCTCGGTAAGAAACCTCGAAATCTGATTTTCTTGGTACTTTCATTGTACTAGATGTTAAATTCTCTTCCCTTTTTTATTGCTTTGTAGGGGGAAATTGTTAGGCATTCAACGTCGAATCGGGAATGGGAAGTGTACAGATTCCGTTTGGAAGAAAGCGTTGAGTTTCCATTAACAAGTAGTCGAAGTAGAAGTCAGATTATTAATAGGGTTAA
This DNA window, taken from Vitis riparia cultivar Riparia Gloire de Montpellier isolate 1030 chromosome 13, EGFV_Vit.rip_1.0, whole genome shotgun sequence, encodes the following:
- the LOC117928817 gene encoding ACT domain-containing protein ACR9, yielding MGIFCDDAVLIQKGNKPGEPCSITINCPDKAGLGCDLCRIILEFGLCIARGDFSTDGRWCYIVFSFVPCPSSLKIDWESLKNRLLSACPSPLFSYCFNQQDGSSPSPVYMLKLFCLDRNGLLHDVTKVLSELEFTIERVKVMTTPDGRVLDLFFITDGMELLHTKKRQDDTCAHLLAVLGEFNVICEIQLAGPEYRSQQGCSSLSPEIAEELFGSELLDNKSNMTKLENGTITVDNFLSPAHTLLQIQCLDQKGLFYDIMRTSKDCNIQIAYGRFNPSVKGYRNMDLFIQKTDGKKIIDPENLASLCSRLKEEMLHPLRVTITNRGPDAELLVANPVELSGKGRPRVFYDVTCTLKTLGICIFSGEIVRHSTSNREWEVYRFRLEESVEFPLTSSRSRSQIINRVKRTLMGW